One Schistocerca nitens isolate TAMUIC-IGC-003100 chromosome 1, iqSchNite1.1, whole genome shotgun sequence DNA segment encodes these proteins:
- the LOC126235627 gene encoding CD63 antigen-like, whose protein sequence is MNCAMSTVKYLLFFFNFLIVLCGIALLIPGIIALVQLDDTYYFLDAKFNVPAIAVTSVGGLLLVIGFFGCCGAIKENNCMINTYAVLVVLIVIVELAVGITAFVYRDDIGDILSDRLRKAVANYGEDTEASQAINALQTELECCGADSYKDYPTEDLPPSCCAAGSACSKSPGQHFVTGCSAALADFIQSVGTLIGGVTIGVGVVEVVVIVLSCCLTRTIRKERAFV, encoded by the exons ATGAACTGCGCAATGAGCACCGTCAAGTACCTCCTCTTCTTCTTTAATTTCCTTATTGTG CTGTGCGGCATAGCCCTCCTGATTCCTGGGATCATCGCCCTAGTCCAGCTTGACGACACTTACTATTTCCTTGACGCCAAGTTCAACGTGCCCGCTATCGCTGTGACGTCGGTGGGGGGTCTCCTACTCGTCATTGGCTTCTTCGGTTGCTGTGGTGCCATCAAGGAGAACAACTGCATGATCAACACT TACGCAGTCCTGGTAGTATTGATCGTTATAGTGGAGCTTGCAGTCGGCATCACAGCATTCGTTTACCGCGACGACATCGGGGATATTCTAAGCGACAGGCTCCGGAAGGCTGTCGCCAACTATGGCGAAGACACTGAAGCATCACAGGCCATAAACGCTCTCCAAACAGAG CTGGAGTGCTGCGGCGCAGACAGCTACAAGGACTACCCGACGGAGGATCTGCCGCCGTCGTGCTGCGCGGCCGGGTCTGCCTGCTCCAAGAGCCCCGGCCAACACTTCGTGACTGGCTGCTCGGCCGCCCTGGCCGACTTCATTCAGTCCGTCGGCACTCTCATCGGCGGTGTCACCATCGGTGTCGGAGTAGTAGAG